From a region of the Nothobranchius furzeri strain GRZ-AD chromosome 12, NfurGRZ-RIMD1, whole genome shotgun sequence genome:
- the LOC107376500 gene encoding lipid droplet assembly factor 1 has protein sequence MRYSRLIQQLWERWLSLLSRLQGDPKVAQLLNTRIGLYICRRPFLAFTLLLFSAMAVLPVGIFLMFALTTFVISAVGFVFFEVFLFFIGGLTLLSVLAGIALFSLLVSVIVNALFVSIPNLLKQYYSQPSTEKQSEGETSGPKEAK, from the exons ATGAGGTACAGCAGGTTAATTCAGCAGCTGTGGGAAAGATGGCTTTCTCTTCTGAGCCGCCTTCAAGGAGATCCAAAG GTTGCACAGCTGCTGAACACAAGGATCGGACTGTACATCTGCAGAAGACCTTTCTTGGCTTTCACACTGCTGCTCTTCAGCGCCATGGCTGTTCTGCCTGTGGGAATCTTCCTCATGTTTGCCCTCACAACCTTTGTTATCTCAGCTGTAGGATTCGTTTTCTTTGAAG tgtTCCTGTTTTTCATTGGAGGGCTGACTCTGCTGTCCGTGCTCGCTGGCATCGCTCTCTTCTCTCTGCTGGTTTCAGTCATCGTTAATGCTCTGTTCGTCAGCATCCCCAACCTGCTGAAGCAATATTACTCACAACCGTCTACG GAGAAACAGAGTGAGGGTGAAACTTCTGGACCGAAGGAGGCGAAGTAG